The Engystomops pustulosus chromosome 1, aEngPut4.maternal, whole genome shotgun sequence genome has a window encoding:
- the LOC140128110 gene encoding vomeronasal type-2 receptor 26-like has product MDSAPYFDENGESVHAYQIINWFYEENIIVRYPIGNFTPWAVDGEQLHVDHQGIIWRNSRDVPVSRCSEICLPGSRKKPRETIHTCCYDCVPCSDGEFSNITDSDTCINCPIEEWTNEKRDQCLPKMMEFLSYHNDTVVSIFSFLTVFGCLVTCLIFGTFIIYRDTPIVKANNRNLSYLLLISIFLSFLSVFWFLGRPSNVNCRLRETSFGILFSVAISSLFAKTLLVFIAFKSTKPGSSRRKMVGMKLSYTIVILGSSIQVAICVVWLSVSPPFQDLDTQSYEGRIIICCNEGSVIGFYSVLGYLGLLASVSFVLAFMVRTLPDSFNEAKYITFSMLLFCSVWIAMIPAYLSTRGKYMVAVEIFAVLASSAGLLGCVFIPKSYNVLFRSEINKKSALLGRNTK; this is encoded by the exons ATGGATTCTGCTCCTTATTTCGATGAAAACGGAGAGTCTGTTCACGCATATCAGATAATAAACTGGTTCTATGAGGAAAATATAATTGTACGTTATCCTATTGGAAACTTTACACCATGGGCTGTAGATGGAGAACAACTTCATGTGGATCATCAAGGGATAATATGGAGGAACTCACGAGAT gtCCCGGTGTCTCGCTGTTCAGAAATTTGTTTACCTGGAAGCAGGAAGAAGCCTCGAGAAACAATCCACACCTGCTGCTATGACTGTGTCCCATGTTCAGACGGAGAGTTCTCCAATATAACAG ACAGTGATACCTGTATTAACTGTCCAATTGAGGAATGGACGAATGAGAAGAGAGACCAATGTCTTCCCAAAATGATGGAATTCCTCTCTTACCATAATGATACAGTTGTGTCTATATTTTCATTTCTGACAGTTTTTGGTTGTCTTGTCACTTGTTTGATATTTGGGACATTCATTATTTATCGGGACACCCCCATTGTTAAAGCTAATAACCggaacctgagttacctcctcctgATCTCCATCTTTCTCAGCTTCCTCTCAGTCTTCTGGTTCCTTGGCCGTCCAAGTAATGTAAATTGCAGACTCCGTGAGACCAGTTTTGGAATCCTCTTCTCTGTAGCCATCTCCTCACTCTTTGCGAAGACTCTTTTGGTCTTTATTGCCTTTAAATCCACCAAACCTGGAAGCTCCCGGAGAAAAATGGTGGGTATGAAGCTGTCCTACACCATAGTGATCTTGGGCTCATCTATCCAAGTTGCTATCTGTGTTGTCTGGTTATCAGTCTCTCCCCCCTTCCAGGATCTGGACACTCAGTCTTATGAGGGAAGGATCATCATTTGCTGTAATGAAGGTTCTGTTATTGGCTTCTATTCCGTACTGGGATATTTGGGTCTCTTGGCctctgtgagctttgttctggctttcatggtgaggacattaccagacagttttaatgaggccaagtacatcaccttcagcatgctgctgttctgcagtgtctggatcgccatgatcccggcttatctgagcaccagagggaaatacatggtggctgtggagatatTCGCTGTCCTGGCCTCCAGTGCTGGACTTTTAGGTTGTGTTTTTATCCCAAAAAGTTATAATGTTTTGTTTAGatctgaaataaataaaaaatctgccCTGCTTGGTAGGAATACCAAATAA